The genomic stretch AAGCAGGCAACGGTTCTTGATAAGGCACGTCATCCGGATGGAAACCAGAACCAAGCAATTCAATCAGTCGTTGTCCTCGATAGCCATAGCGTCTCTGATAATCAAACGAGGCACGAGGTCCATCCTCTGGTCTGAATTCAAACATCATCTTCTTCCTAGTGTCCGGAGAAGCTACCAGTCTCAGAAAACCATCCACACCGTTTCTTGGCCATTCCCAAAATCTTCCACTAGACCATAGCGAACGAATCGTGGCCATCCATCTCGAGGGAGACAAGCCAAACGGAAGTGTCCTAGCGACTCGAGTTGAAACAGTTCCATCGCACTGGACTACTATGCACAGCTGTACATGCAATAAAACAATCATGAAACGATTTTCTGATAAGTTTTTAGTGTAGATCACGATCGGTATATCCGAGCGTAGATCCACTTACCGCGCAGATTAATATTAACGCGTGGCTCGCGCgcattttcttttatcgaaccTCCAGGTAGGAAGACAGGGAAAGCAATATCCCATCATTCATGGTGCCCACTCACCTTTATGTCTTTCGAGTGGGTGAAAATTTCGTGCATAGAATACATTATGATTTTTTCGTGATAGAATTGTCAATCGTCGAAGCGTTGCTCTTCAAACGATTCGCGCCTCCTTCCTCGACATCGGTTTTCTTTACTTTCACTGATTCCATTGCGCCAGACTGCCACGATATACCAACTGATTTCTTTTCCACTGTGTCCTTCTGAGCAGAGTTAGTTGGTATTCCGCACTCATTCCGATATCATCAATCAGGCTGTCGTCAACGTGCTCCTACGTGACCACCTCGAAGAGGAACAACATGGATTTCCCCCGTAGTTTGGTAGTTACAATTTACTACACAATTTCAAACAGCGATTTTTCGATCGTTTTTGTAGTTCCTTCTCTGAAGTGGTTTTGGAGCTAGTAATCAGTTAGAATGAATAGTAGAGATGTAAAACTTGTGTTTTGTGGTTATTTATAAGGGAAGAAATAAGAGAAATTGttggaattattttatatttgaacgCATGCTTGAACTTAATAAGAGGGATAagttacgttcgtgcataacgTGTTTCAAAATTAAGTCGTATAATCGTTACAAGTGAATTCGCAGAATAATAAGTTTCGTAATAACTTGAAAAAGATGACACATTTGTATAAATAGATTAAATTTACTAATATCGTCGTTCGTTGCTAATCTTCTTTCTAATTTTTTGTAAGCACaaaagaaatatgtataaaacattgagaaattaaataaatataacgtaataggatacatagaagaaaatataaaattatagctCAAAGATTAATGATATACGAAAATAAAAACTGTGAATTTTACATTTACATAACAATTTAGTATAAAGCATTCTTATACTGATTGAACATGCTCAAATAAAGAAtgataatttacaaaataatcatGCAAGAATACGCGTTTATTATATACTATTCTATGCATATAGAACTAGGATTAAATTACATCGATAAATTTTTGGACATTTTAGACAATTTCGATTTTTCTTGTCTTGCTGCTTAACGCTGATAGAATCGTATCGGTCGCCGAAGGCATCAGCATTTTCTCATTTATTCACGAtctaattcagtataacgtagCGGGGATACCGCTCATCCACGAGGCAAGTATAATATTCTGTGAAACAGAAAATCAAGGTTAAAATAAAAGTTCTGAGAAAATCTAGTTAAGAATGGTACGATTACTTGCATTAAGTGAATAATCATATATTAATCGTTGCGCAGCAAACACAATGGCACTTTGATCCAGAAGATGGGAAACAGAGAAGAATCAGATACGAGA from Bombus vancouverensis nearcticus chromosome 9, iyBomVanc1_principal, whole genome shotgun sequence encodes the following:
- the LOC117158876 gene encoding uncharacterized protein LOC117158876 isoform X1, which codes for MDFPRSLTISIFLVLLLNADRIVSVAEGISIFSFIHDLIQYNVAGIPLIHEQTQWHFDPEDGKQRRIRYEKENGRHGEIAIAKIGMGVGIQEPLIRSA